A genomic stretch from Cloacibacterium caeni includes:
- the recN gene encoding DNA repair protein RecN — protein sequence MLSRIYIQNFALIDQLEIHFKKGLQVITGETGAGKSIILGALRLILGERADSKSISDFSTKSVVEAEFKISESLKIFFEENDLDFEEDTIIRREILPSGKSRAFVNDVPVTLDVLKELSERLIDIHSQFETSQLFSEEYQFKIIDGLSENKNLIETYQNDYFEFQRKQRELEKLKNTLSEGNKESDYKLFLLEELEAAQLETVNYEFLQSQISLAENKGAISELLAQIFARTDQEEVGLFDGFYDVKNKLSRVADLSLQFSELNARLEENYVEFKDILFQLQNEAEKLDANPEDLLVLQEQNDKINALFLKHKVSDIEDLLKIKEELSLEKNSFEDIENKIAQLEKEIAEASQSLLKKAEILSKNRKKTSPVFVEKVESLLHQLGLEKAKVEVELSSTREFGKFGTEKIQLLFQANAGFALKPIQNAISGGERSRVMLSIKKLMAENAELPTLILDEIDTGVSGRIADEMGNVMQEMAENMQLIVITHLAQVAAKGNDNYKVQKSDIEGKTQTRIFPLNQEEKLTEIAQLLSGSKITDAAILQAKELMQ from the coding sequence ATGTTATCAAGAATTTACATCCAAAATTTTGCATTGATAGACCAACTTGAAATTCATTTCAAGAAAGGTTTACAAGTGATTACTGGCGAAACTGGCGCTGGTAAATCTATTATTTTGGGTGCTTTGAGACTTATTTTAGGAGAAAGAGCAGATTCTAAAAGCATTTCTGACTTCTCAACGAAAAGTGTAGTTGAAGCGGAATTTAAAATTTCTGAATCTTTGAAAATTTTCTTTGAGGAAAATGATTTGGATTTCGAAGAAGATACCATTATCCGAAGAGAAATTTTACCTTCTGGGAAATCTAGAGCTTTTGTAAATGATGTTCCTGTTACTTTAGACGTTTTGAAAGAACTTTCCGAAAGATTGATTGATATTCATTCTCAGTTTGAAACTTCTCAATTGTTCAGCGAAGAATATCAGTTTAAAATCATCGATGGACTTTCTGAAAATAAAAATTTGATAGAAACCTATCAAAATGATTATTTTGAATTTCAAAGAAAGCAAAGAGAACTAGAAAAACTGAAAAATACACTTTCCGAAGGAAATAAAGAGAGCGATTACAAGTTGTTTTTGTTGGAGGAATTAGAAGCAGCACAATTAGAAACGGTAAATTATGAATTTCTACAAAGCCAAATTTCTTTAGCAGAAAACAAAGGTGCGATTTCTGAATTACTCGCTCAAATTTTTGCCAGAACAGACCAAGAAGAAGTAGGGTTGTTTGATGGTTTCTATGACGTAAAAAACAAATTGAGCAGAGTCGCAGACTTGTCTTTGCAGTTTTCTGAGCTCAATGCAAGATTAGAAGAAAACTATGTGGAGTTCAAAGATATTCTCTTTCAGTTGCAAAATGAAGCCGAAAAGTTAGATGCAAATCCTGAAGATTTATTGGTTTTACAAGAGCAAAATGATAAGATCAATGCACTTTTTCTAAAACACAAGGTTTCAGATATAGAAGATTTATTGAAAATCAAAGAAGAACTTTCTTTAGAAAAGAATTCTTTTGAAGATATAGAAAATAAGATTGCTCAATTAGAAAAAGAAATTGCTGAAGCTTCTCAATCTTTGCTTAAAAAAGCTGAAATTTTATCTAAAAATAGAAAAAAAACTTCTCCAGTTTTTGTAGAAAAAGTAGAATCACTTTTACATCAATTAGGATTAGAAAAAGCTAAAGTAGAAGTGGAACTCTCTTCAACGAGAGAATTCGGTAAATTCGGAACGGAGAAAATCCAATTGCTATTCCAAGCGAATGCTGGATTTGCCTTGAAACCGATTCAAAATGCTATTTCTGGTGGTGAAAGAAGCAGAGTGATGCTTTCAATTAAAAAACTCATGGCAGAAAATGCAGAACTTCCTACGCTTATTTTAGACGAAATAGACACGGGTGTTTCTGGTAGAATTGCCGATGAAATGGGTAATGTAATGCAAGAAATGGCAGAAAATATGCAGTTGATAGTCATTACTCACCTTGCACAAGTTGCAGCGAAAGGAAATGATAATTATAAAGTGCAAAAATCTGATATTGAAGGAAAAACCCAAACCAGAATTTTCCCACTTAATCAAGAAGAAAAACTTACAGAAATTGCACAATTGCTTTCTGGAAGCAAGATTACAGATGCCGCTATTCTTCAGGCAAAAGAATTAATGCAATAA
- a CDS encoding DUF5687 family protein — MFLKFLQLELKSFVRSPQFAAGILMKIGMLFMYAYLALIFLGGAFGVYFGAKKVGYEPIQLFSRIFLVYIAIDLLLKYFMQQLPAENIKPFLTLKISKNQVAGYTLVKILVSFFSWAFLLFAIPFAALLIFKGNLNAVNVLLYFAACISMVFINTFVNTIINKSDKLMYSLFGLMVIIGGLHYFEIIDVLAISERIFYGLYQNIGFFIIPIVVLLVLAVYTFSFIKKNLYLDRGLEMKKAAGKTENIAFLNKYGTLGTFINNDIRLIKRSKAARSALIGGVLFLFYGLLFFSKGYNTSFMQVFLGIFVTGGFNFMFGQRVPAWDSSYYPLMMTQNVPYKDFLKAKWALFVIAISVSMILAVGYAFISWEFYFTIFAAGLYNLGVNSYLTLLAGAYNKKPIDLNSASKGFTSGQNNFNIKILVLLLPQMVLPMAVFGAMKYFFGMTPAVMSLGILGLIGFLLRDKIFNLIVKIYRTEKYSTIAAFKK, encoded by the coding sequence ATGTTTCTAAAATTTCTACAACTTGAACTCAAAAGTTTTGTGAGAAGCCCGCAATTTGCTGCGGGAATCTTAATGAAAATAGGAATGCTGTTTATGTACGCATATTTGGCGCTTATTTTTTTAGGCGGAGCTTTTGGAGTCTATTTCGGAGCGAAAAAAGTAGGTTATGAACCGATTCAACTTTTCAGCCGAATTTTCTTAGTCTACATTGCCATCGATTTGTTGTTGAAATATTTTATGCAGCAACTTCCTGCGGAAAACATCAAGCCATTTCTCACCTTGAAAATTTCTAAAAATCAAGTGGCAGGTTACACCTTAGTGAAAATTTTAGTTTCATTCTTCAGTTGGGCATTTTTACTCTTTGCGATACCATTTGCAGCGCTTTTAATTTTTAAAGGGAATCTAAATGCAGTAAACGTTTTGCTCTATTTCGCAGCGTGTATTTCCATGGTTTTTATCAATACGTTTGTGAATACCATTATCAATAAAAGTGATAAGCTGATGTACAGCCTTTTTGGCTTGATGGTGATTATTGGTGGATTGCATTACTTTGAAATCATAGATGTTTTGGCGATTTCTGAGCGTATTTTCTACGGATTGTATCAAAATATTGGGTTCTTTATTATTCCGATTGTTGTATTGCTGGTTTTGGCGGTTTATACTTTCTCTTTCATCAAAAAGAATTTGTATCTGGACAGAGGTTTAGAAATGAAAAAAGCGGCAGGAAAAACCGAAAACATTGCTTTCCTCAATAAATACGGAACATTAGGAACTTTTATCAACAATGATATTCGATTGATTAAAAGAAGTAAAGCGGCGAGAAGTGCTTTAATTGGAGGAGTTTTATTCCTTTTTTACGGGTTACTTTTCTTTAGTAAAGGTTACAATACCAGTTTCATGCAAGTTTTTCTAGGGATTTTTGTAACAGGCGGTTTTAATTTTATGTTTGGGCAAAGAGTTCCAGCTTGGGACAGTTCTTATTATCCGCTGATGATGACGCAAAATGTTCCTTACAAAGATTTTCTCAAAGCAAAATGGGCGCTTTTTGTGATTGCCATTTCGGTTTCTATGATTTTAGCAGTCGGTTATGCATTCATCAGTTGGGAATTTTATTTTACCATTTTTGCGGCAGGTTTATATAATTTAGGAGTTAATTCTTACCTCACTTTATTGGCGGGAGCTTACAATAAAAAACCGATTGATTTGAACTCTGCTTCTAAAGGTTTCACAAGCGGACAAAACAATTTCAATATTAAAATTCTTGTTCTTTTATTGCCACAAATGGTTTTACCAATGGCTGTTTTCGGAGCAATGAAATATTTCTTCGGAATGACTCCAGCGGTTATGAGTTTAGGGATTTTAGGATTGATAGGGTTTTTACTTCGAGATAAAATTTTCAATCTCATTGTAAAAATCTACAGAACTGAAAAATATTCTACCATTGCTGCTTTTAAAAAATAA
- a CDS encoding ABC transporter ATP-binding protein: MINIQNISKIYGTAKVLNIQELTIPKGETFGLVGNNGAGKTTLFSLLLDLIEPSSGSIQIDGIQVNKSENWKNKVSAFIDDSFLIGYLTPEEYFYFLGELRGQNKASVDEFLKQFEDLFNGEILNARKYIRDLSKGNQKKVGIVGALIGNPEIIVLDEPFANLDPSTQIKLKNLIKVLSQNAEVTFLISSHDLAHTTEVCNRIVAINKGVVVKDISTNSETLKELEEYFASQVSL; encoded by the coding sequence ATGATAAACATTCAAAATATTTCTAAAATTTACGGAACCGCAAAAGTGCTTAACATACAAGAACTTACTATTCCCAAAGGCGAAACTTTTGGTTTGGTAGGTAATAACGGAGCAGGAAAAACCACGCTCTTTAGCTTGCTTTTAGATTTAATTGAGCCTAGTTCAGGAAGCATTCAAATTGATGGAATTCAAGTAAATAAGTCAGAAAATTGGAAAAATAAAGTTTCTGCATTTATAGATGACAGTTTCTTAATTGGTTATCTTACTCCAGAAGAATATTTTTACTTTTTAGGCGAATTGCGCGGACAAAACAAAGCTTCTGTAGACGAATTTCTAAAACAATTCGAAGATTTATTTAATGGCGAAATTCTCAATGCTAGAAAATACATCAGAGATTTATCGAAAGGAAATCAGAAAAAAGTAGGAATTGTAGGCGCTTTAATTGGCAATCCAGAAATCATTGTTTTAGATGAACCTTTCGCGAATTTGGATCCTTCTACACAGATTAAATTAAAGAACCTTATTAAAGTGCTTTCTCAAAATGCAGAAGTTACCTTCTTAATTTCTAGCCATGATTTGGCGCACACTACAGAAGTTTGCAACCGAATTGTAGCCATCAATAAAGGAGTCGTGGTAAAAGATATTTCTACCAATTCTGAGACCTTAAAAGAATTAGAAGAATATTTTGCCAGTCAAGTAAGTTTATAG